In Mytilus trossulus isolate FHL-02 chromosome 10, PNRI_Mtr1.1.1.hap1, whole genome shotgun sequence, the DNA window ACAAATAATTTCAgtgtttgcttatttttttcagtCCAATGAAGTTAAGGGGTCAACCCATATGGAATTGGAAGGACTTAAGAGGGGTTTATCTCTTCTTATAGACACTAACCATATTGAAGTCTCAACACTTGTCACAGATAGACATGTTATGATTAAGAAGTTCATGAAGGACAACCATCCagaaataaatcattatttcGATGTATGGCATATAGCAAAAGGTATTACTCAATTAATTTCATACTAGAACTAATTGTATTATCTTATCAAGTTGtgaataaatcatattttataaatctgCAATACTCTTAGGCTgttgataaaaaatacatttcaaaatgttttctttattccATTACTTGCAGGAATATCAAAAAAGTTGGAAACCAGagccaaaaaaaaagacacaggAGACATAAGACCATGGATAAAGAGCATTGTTAACCATACATATTGGGTGGCTGCATCAAGTGGGGAAGATCAGAAcgaaaaaatacacaaatggACATCAATTTCAAACCACATCATGAATAAACATGTCCATGAGTCTGATGTATTTCCGCAATGTATCCATGGAGAGCTTGAGGAACAAAGAGCTTGGCTTAAACAAGGTAAACAAATATCTTAAGTACAAATGGTTTTCATGTTCTATGAAAAAGGGACACTTGTTGTGTTTCATGGCTTTGTACTATTTTTGAGAAAATGCCTCATCATTTGTAGCCATATATGTTTAAACGTTTGCATCTAGCCCAAATTAtcgttttaataaattatattttattttaatttttaggttCCAAATCTCATAAACTTGTTCTGGAAGTAATCGAAAGCAAATACTTgctaaaagatttaaaaaagcTGTCACCAGTGCACCAGACATATGGCCTCGAGGTGTATCACTCTCTTGTGAACCAGTATGCACCAAAGAACACCCACTTCTTCCAATATGCAATGAAAGCAAGGTAATTGATTGTGTACAATATGTCAAAATAACCTATACCAAACAAATTAATGAAAGGTGTATACCTGTACTGTAATCATGGTCACCACATAGTATACACATAAACTCATCAGTGgctaattttaaactttgaagcaataaattaaaagtttagtAGGTTCCTtatcttaaaatttgataataattttgtaatgttttttcttcttctccaGAATTTATATTGCTGCATTGCATTacaatgagaatggaaatagacAGCAAGCTGTCACAAAAGCAGGCATCCTGAAATGGAAAAAGTCGTACCCTAAAGCAAAAAAAGGAGAGCAATGTGTTGTCAAACCGCAGAAAGTTCAAGCGACCTATGGTAAAATTTCGTTCAACTTTCTGgttcaataataaaacataaaaagcaGTAAGCaagacatttattttgtaataatgtTGGTTTATTTACAGTATTATGAATCTCTTTTTGTACTATTGGAATCGAAAAAGTTAATATTCTAAAAATGCAGACTGCACATCCAAGTAATGTCATTGCATCTATAAATTTGCACGGTTAATTATGTAAATTAGAGGCTGAGCTATTACATATAGTTTCTATTTGTCTTGTAGATTATGTTGGAGCTCTTCTGAAAAGAACTTTTGACAGACGAAATAACTTATCAAGCATTAAAGAAGCCTTAGAGGACTTTAACATTGTATATCAGAGACTCCCTCCACTAACAGCATCAAACCCTCAATTTGATAAGGAGGAGCTAATAAGACATCGAACAAGTCGTTTTGCTAGAAACTGACATCATTTCTCgtacatttgtttaaatatgttttgcGATCTTTGTTCCATATAACTCTTCACCATTTGAATTGTATTTACCACAATTTACATCATGTAGTCGAGTGTTTTTATCTTTCAAAGCTCTGTTTGTGGAAACATGAAATTTACCAAGATTTTAAccacaatgattttttttcaaatgatcatGGCCTGGCATATTTGAATCCAGTAAAGTCCTCAGACGGGAATGCCTCCCTAATTTTTAATACTGCACATGCTGGTATCacctttcttctttttttgccAAGTATATGCCAGATCCAACGAGTGAACCGTCTGTAAGCAACATATCTATATAATCTGAAAAAAtagcatattaaacaaattattcataTTCTTTTTACAAAGTGATACAGTGATACTCAAAGCTTGAACAAGGATATTATTTTAACTGATATATCAGTATGCTTAAAAAAGTGATCAAGATGAGAGTTCATATTTTCatgatgatacatgtatattttgtatgtttactcagatttatttatttagccTTAAGCTTTTTGCAATTCATCATCAGCTTGgtcttgactttttttttatattgtttatgattaaaattgtaaataaaaaatgatagttgtgaagttaaatttatttttaatcatcaaTATTAAATTGGACTTACTCATGAATTGGTTCATTGTCGTCTATTGGTCCCTGCCTTTCAACAAAGTCATACAAAGAGACCTCAATGACATGTCTATTTAAACAGTTTCCAGTGAACCCCTCATGATCTGTAATACAATCGAGGTCCTCATCTTCCATTTTTTCTGCAACTGGACCAACTTCCTTGCAACAGAGGCATTCATCCACAGTGGGCATTGCAGCGCAGTGGTTACAGTCACACCTGGGAAATTTATTGTACAACGTACATGTAGATTTGactattttacaataaatcctCAGTAAGATCTATTatcatgtaaatttataaaaaaaaaactgtcaagtaattcataaaaaaaagttacaatgCATCAATGTGAAAAGAATAGCATGATGCATTTTAACATCA includes these proteins:
- the LOC134687464 gene encoding P2X purinoceptor 7-like, whose amino-acid sequence is MDFDGQDSGDEPFITAVDNIQPYQFEPVVHIEQNEVSSQNQSDSSEENSEAESDSSDLQDSRMDNLAWCDCNHCAAMPTVDECLCCKEVGPVAEKMEDEDLDCITDHEGFTGNCLNRHVIEVSLYDFVERQGPIDDNEPIHELYRYVAYRRFTRWIWHILGKKRRKVIPACAVLKIREAFPSEDFTGFKYARP